The DNA segment GACCCTGGCTGTTGCGGTGACCATGGCTGTAGATCTCTGGCAACGCGTCTTTGCGAGCCGCATACGGGTTGTCTGCAGGCACGCTACCGTCCTTGGCAATGCGGATGAGCTTGCCGTGGTGGTTATCCAGCGTCTGCGCATCATTGCGGCGCGAATAGCGGTCGCCCAGACTCAGGAACAACGTGCCGTCACGCGCCTCGGCAATGCGGCAGCCAAAGTGGGCGCTGCTTTTGACCTTGGGGCGCTGGCTGAACAGCACTTTTACGTCTTCCAGACTGCGCTCATCACGGGCAATGCGGCCCGTAGCCAGCGCCGTGCTGTTCGTGCCCTTTTCACTACCGGGCTCGGCATAGCAAAAGTAGATGCGGCGGTTGCTGGCGAACTGACTGTCCGCCACCACATCCAGTAAACCGCCCTGCCCGCCAAAGTCTACGGGTGGCACGCCGCTCAACTCAGACTGCTTTTGCCCCTTGCCATCCAGCAGCCAGAGCTTGCCTGCGCGCTCGCTCAGCACAAAGCGCTGGTCGGGCAGCGGGGCAATGGCCCAGCCATTGGCAATACCCGTAGCCAGCACCTCCTGCCTGGGAGCCGTGCCTTGCGCACAGGCGGCCAGCGCCAGCATGCCGGAGCCCGTCAGCGCTGCCAGCCTCAGACGTTGAAATGGTGAGCATGTCATCACAAACGGGCCTTCCATGGTGTTTTGCAGACAGTACCATGCAGGTCATGGATACCGCCAACCGCTCCCCCCTCGCCAGCCTCGCTCGCGCCCCTGATGCCGTCTGGGATTTCGTCATCGTCGGTGCGGGCATGGCCGGCACCTCTACCGCCTGGCAACTGGCTCAGTCGGGCGGCGACGCCCCCCCTTCCGTGCTGGTGCTGGAGCGCGAATCCCAGCCCGGCTATCACACCACCGGCCGCTCCGCCGCGCTGTTTGAAGAGCATTACGGCCCCGCGCAAGTGCAGGCCCTGACCCGCGCCAGCCGCACCTTCTACGATGCGCCGCCCGCTGGCTTTGCCGACGCATCCATCCTCTCGCCACGCGGCGTGCTCTACGTGGGTACGGCCGAGCAAAAGCCACTGGTCGATACCGCCTATGCCGAAGCCGCCATCCACTACCCCTGCACACGACGCCTGAACGCCGAGCAGCTCAAGGCGCTGGTGCCCGTGCTGAACACCGAAGTGCTGGTAGACGGTTTTCTGGATGACGGCGCACGTGACATTGACGTGCACGGCCTGCATCAGGGCTATATCCGCGGCCTGCGCCAGCGCGGGGGCGAGCTGTGGTGCAGCGCTGAAGTGCAGGGCATCACCCGCGCCAACAGCCTCTGGCACATCACCTTGCCGCAAGGCCGCAGCATTCAGGCCAAAACCCTTATCAACGCCGCTGGCGCATGGGCCGATGTGCTGGCCGCCATGGCGGGTGCAGCCCCCATAGGCATCGTGCCCAAGCGCCGCAGCGCCTTCACCTTCCCCGCCCCACAAGGCATGGACGCCACGCACTGGCCCGCCATCATCAGCGCCGATGAAAACTGGTACATCAAGCCGGACGCGGGCCAGCTGCTGGGCTCGCCCGCCAATGCCGACCCCGTGGCACCACACGATGTGGTGCCCGAGGAGCTGGACATTGCCACCGGCATTTATCACATCGAAGAAGCCACGACGCTGCAAATTCGTCGCCCATCGCACACCTGGGCCGGGCTGCGCTCGTTTGTCGCAGATGGCGAGCTGGTAATCGGCTGGGATGCATCGCCCACACCTGTCGCGGGCTTCTTCTGGGTTGCCGGGCAGGGCGGCTACGGCATCCAGAGTGCAGCAGGCTACAGCTTGCTGGCGCGCAACCTGTTGCTAGGCGAGGCAATGGACCCTTTGCTGGCTGGGCAAGGTGTTCAGACCGAGCGACTCTCGCCCAAGCGCTGCCAGCAGCCCGACTAGAAGTCTCGCTCTCAAAAGAAAAGCGGCTTGCGCTTGATTGGAGACAGTTTCAGATAGAAAACCACCTGAAACTCATAACCAACCCGCATAAGCCGCTTTGATTTTTTGTGGCTACACCCGGCTATTCACAGGGGTGTAGCACGCCAATTCATCAGTTCTCGATCTTGGCGAACTGAACAATCTTGGTGTACTTGGCAATTTCGGCATGGATGTACTTGCCAGCGTCCACCTTGGGGTCGGCCACCACGTTGCCGGTTTCTTCCATCTTCTTACGGAACTCGGGCGAAGCCAGGGTTTCGTCCAGCGCCTTCTTGAGCTTGGCGGCGATCGGTGCGGGCAGGCCCTTGGGTGCCATCATCGCGAACCAGACATTGATGTCCACGTTCTTGTACTGGGGCAGCTCGGACAGGGCCGGAATATCGGGGGTGATGGCCGAGCGCTTGGCTTCGGTCGTACCCAGGGCGATGACCTTGCCGGCCTTGATCTGGGGCAGACCACTGGAGAGCACGAACATGCCAAATTCGATGTTGTTGCCCACCAGATCGGTGGTCAGTGGTGCCACGCCCTTGTAAGGCACATGCATCATCTGCAGCTTGCCCTGCTCCTTGATCATTTCACCGGCCAGATGCAGGGCTGTGCCCACGCCGGAGCTGCCGTAGCTGAACTTCTCCGGGTTCTTGCTGACCAGGGCGGTGAACTCGGCGGCGTTCTTTACACCGGCCTTGGGCGAAGCCACCAGCACCATGGGCTGCGAGCCGACCATGCCGATAGGCGTGAAGTCGCCAATGTTGTACTTCACGGCCTTGTTGATCAGCTTGGCAATGGCCAGCTCGTTATTGGCACCCACCAGGACGGTGTAGCCGTCGGCAGGAGCTTTGGAGACTTTCTGCGCACCGATAACACCACCGGCGCCGCCCAGGTTCTCGACCACCACAGGCTGACCCAGGCGCGAAGCCAGGCCATCGGCCACAAAACGGCCCACCAGATCGGTGCTGCCACCTGCGGGGTAGCCCACCACCATGGTGATGGCGCGGCTGGGGTAGTTGTCAGCCGCAACAGCGGTACCGGTCAGGCCCACAGTGGCGGCCATCAAGAAAGCTGCAGACAAAGCAGTACGGCGCATCGTGTTTGTGTTTTGCATGGATCTATTCCAAATCTGTATGACGTCGATTGTGCGAAAAGCAGCAAAAACATTTGGTGCCGATCCGGCACATAGCCGTGCTATTTCAGCACACGTCAGATTCAAAAGCAGTATTCCGCTCAACGGCCCTATTGAAACCCGTGCGGGGCTTTTACCAAACACCACCCAATACACCGAAAAAGTGAGCGCTTGCGCATTAAATGGCAACAGTTGCCCTGAGTCCACCTAGGGCTTGGTGATATCCGCCCAGAACTGTTCAGCCGCTACGCCCAGATGGCGTTTGGGCCGGTAAAGGCGGATGTCGAAGTGCACGTCCAGGCTGTTGTCTCCGGCGATCGCCAGGCGCCCGGCCTGGCAATCGCCGCGCACCATGAACCAGGGCATCCAGGCCACGCCCAGGCCCTTGAGCACGTATTCGTAATTGGCGTCAGCCGAATCGCAGTCAATGCAGCGGCGCAGGCGCGGGGCCAGCGGGTGCTGGGTCAGGTGGTCTTCCACCAACCGCCCCAGCGCCATGTGATGGGAAAAAGCCAGATACGGCACAGGCGGTGCGCCCGGGTGTGCAGCCTGGCTCAGATCATGTATCGGGCGGCCATGGGCATCGGCTTTGGCCACGGGCACCAGCTTGTCGTGGGCCACGGTCAGGTGGCTGAACTGCCGGCCATCAAGCCGCACGGCAATGGCGGCGTGGTGATAGAGCAGGGAAAAACTCACCTCGCCGCGCTGCAGCATGACCACGGTTTCCTCGAGCGTGCGGGTGACGATGCGCATCTCCGCGCTTTGCAGCACGCTGCTGTAGCGCGCCAGCCAGTCGGCAACGATGGTGCGCGCCAGCGTGCGGCCCGTGGCCAGGGTAATGATGTGGGCTTGGCGGCCCGCCACGGCCTGCAGCTCGTCATGAGACTGGGCCAGGGTGCGAACCAACTGCTCTGCCGTGTCTTTAAAGGCCTCGCCTGCAGGCGTCAGGCGTACCGGGCCACTGCCGGACTCGATCAATGCCGTGCCCGCCCAAGCTTCAAGCGCACGAATGCGCCGACCAAAGGCGGGGTGGGTGACATGGCGCAGCTCTGCCGCACGGGTAAAGCTGCGCTCCTGGGCCAGGAGCAGAAAGTCTTCCAGCCATTTGCTTTGCATGGCCAGAATTCCGATCCTGGCTTAGCCGCGTGCTGCAGCCTGCAGCGTGGCGCGGGTGGCGATCGCGGCGTCGCGCGCTGCCTTGGCAAAGTCATCACCCTGACCCGCGTAAAGAATAGCGCGCGAGGAATTGATGATGATGGGGCCGCCGCCAATGCGGGCCGCCTTCACGGTAGCCACGGCATCGCCGCCCTGTGCGCCCACACCGGGAATCAGCAAAGGCATCGTGGGAGCCACGGCGCGCACGCGCTCGATCTCGTTGGGACGGGTTGCGCCCACCACCAGACCCAGCTGGCCGTTGGTGTTCCACGGGCCCTGGGCCAGCTTGGCCACATGCTCAAACATGGCGGGGTTACCGGGCACATCGGCCAGATGCTGCGCCTGCAGATCGTCACCGCCGGGGTTGGAGGTACGGCACAGCAGAAAGGCGCCCTTGCCTTCGTACTTGAGGTAAGGCGTGATGGAGTCAAAGCCCATGAAGGGCGACAGGGTCACGGCATCGGCACCGTAGCGCTCGAAGGCTTCCTTGGCGTACTGCTCGGCGGTGGAGCCGATGTCGCCACGCTTGGCATCCAGAATCACGGGCACATGGGGTGCCACGCGGCGCATATGTTCCATCAGCTTTTCCAGCTGATCTTCAGCGCGGTGGGCGGCGAAGTAGGCAATCTGGGGCTTGAAGCTATTCACCAGATCGTGAGTGGCATCGACGATGGCTGCACAGAAGTCGTAAATCTTGGACGCATCGCCCTTCATTGCGCCAGGAAAACGGCTGGGTTCAGGGTCCAGAC comes from the Comamonas sp. 26 genome and includes:
- a CDS encoding PQQ-dependent sugar dehydrogenase; this translates as MLALAACAQGTAPRQEVLATGIANGWAIAPLPDQRFVLSERAGKLWLLDGKGQKQSELSGVPPVDFGGQGGLLDVVADSQFASNRRIYFCYAEPGSEKGTNSTALATGRIARDERSLEDVKVLFSQRPKVKSSAHFGCRIAEARDGTLFLSLGDRYSRRNDAQTLDNHHGKLIRIAKDGSVPADNPYAARKDALPEIYSHGHRNSQGLTIAPDGKLWLHEHGPQGGDEINLPQPGKNYGWPVITYGEEYGGGKIGESTQKAGLEQPLHYWVPSIAPSGMTFVSGERYGAAWKGNLLIGALKGRHLARLEIKDGKVLAEHKLYAQTGDRIRDVRQGADGLVYLLTDGPDGKLIRLQP
- a CDS encoding FAD-binding oxidoreductase, whose product is MDTANRSPLASLARAPDAVWDFVIVGAGMAGTSTAWQLAQSGGDAPPSVLVLERESQPGYHTTGRSAALFEEHYGPAQVQALTRASRTFYDAPPAGFADASILSPRGVLYVGTAEQKPLVDTAYAEAAIHYPCTRRLNAEQLKALVPVLNTEVLVDGFLDDGARDIDVHGLHQGYIRGLRQRGGELWCSAEVQGITRANSLWHITLPQGRSIQAKTLINAAGAWADVLAAMAGAAPIGIVPKRRSAFTFPAPQGMDATHWPAIISADENWYIKPDAGQLLGSPANADPVAPHDVVPEELDIATGIYHIEEATTLQIRRPSHTWAGLRSFVADGELVIGWDASPTPVAGFFWVAGQGGYGIQSAAGYSLLARNLLLGEAMDPLLAGQGVQTERLSPKRCQQPD
- a CDS encoding tripartite tricarboxylate transporter substrate binding protein, whose protein sequence is MQNTNTMRRTALSAAFLMAATVGLTGTAVAADNYPSRAITMVVGYPAGGSTDLVGRFVADGLASRLGQPVVVENLGGAGGVIGAQKVSKAPADGYTVLVGANNELAIAKLINKAVKYNIGDFTPIGMVGSQPMVLVASPKAGVKNAAEFTALVSKNPEKFSYGSSGVGTALHLAGEMIKEQGKLQMMHVPYKGVAPLTTDLVGNNIEFGMFVLSSGLPQIKAGKVIALGTTEAKRSAITPDIPALSELPQYKNVDINVWFAMMAPKGLPAPIAAKLKKALDETLASPEFRKKMEETGNVVADPKVDAGKYIHAEIAKYTKIVQFAKIEN
- a CDS encoding LysR substrate-binding domain-containing protein, giving the protein MQSKWLEDFLLLAQERSFTRAAELRHVTHPAFGRRIRALEAWAGTALIESGSGPVRLTPAGEAFKDTAEQLVRTLAQSHDELQAVAGRQAHIITLATGRTLARTIVADWLARYSSVLQSAEMRIVTRTLEETVVMLQRGEVSFSLLYHHAAIAVRLDGRQFSHLTVAHDKLVPVAKADAHGRPIHDLSQAAHPGAPPVPYLAFSHHMALGRLVEDHLTQHPLAPRLRRCIDCDSADANYEYVLKGLGVAWMPWFMVRGDCQAGRLAIAGDNSLDVHFDIRLYRPKRHLGVAAEQFWADITKP
- the pyrF gene encoding orotidine-5'-phosphate decarboxylase, whose translation is MNFLDMLRDASTRNDSMLCVGLDPEPSRFPGAMKGDASKIYDFCAAIVDATHDLVNSFKPQIAYFAAHRAEDQLEKLMEHMRRVAPHVPVILDAKRGDIGSTAEQYAKEAFERYGADAVTLSPFMGFDSITPYLKYEGKGAFLLCRTSNPGGDDLQAQHLADVPGNPAMFEHVAKLAQGPWNTNGQLGLVVGATRPNEIERVRAVAPTMPLLIPGVGAQGGDAVATVKAARIGGGPIIINSSRAILYAGQGDDFAKAARDAAIATRATLQAAARG